GTACCTAAAACTATTCATGCCCACTTAAATGTTAATCCTGTGATGCACTTATTCAGAAGCAGATTTTCAGTACAAAATCCTGCATATATATACAAAGCTCAACTACTTATTTCTAATCATTATATCTCAGGAAGAACACCAAGCTGTCTGCTAATTCACATGAGTTTAAAGGCACACAAGTCACAACGCGCTTAATCCTTATAATTAATGACACTGCAACGTCCAAATAGGACTGTCCATGAATTGAGCTCTTAAATCAATTTGTAAGGCTCTATTAAGCAACGGCACTGCTTAACAGATATGATCAGTTGATGCGAGGGCTGGGTCCAGATGGTGGTAATAGAGCACCTTTTGGTAAGCATTGCGCCGAGGCTAAAGCTCGCATCATCTCAGTTTTCTGTGTGGAATCCTGAAATCTTCCTCTGAGGCAGCTGCCGAGCCTCAAAACTTTGCATAAGAGCACAAACCCTAGCTATAACAAAGAGGAAGCATATGAAATTCTTGCACCTGTTTAAGCACCCCATTTTTTGAATACCTCCAGTTTGACAACCAGGTTATCTATAGCAGCAATGCAGCAAATGACCAGGTTTTTCCACGCAGGAAATGCTGGTCAACTTGTCATCTGGCTTTACGTTCTTCTCTGAAGCAAAAAACTGTCTCCCCTCGTTTTTAATGCTAACAAGCATTCTCTCTGTCCATAACTAAGAAGCATTACCATCTAATATTAAGAAGTCAACCTAATTTTATATCGCTATTGGAAAAAAGTCACTTatgaatttaaatcaattataatttattaaagaaaGTTTGTCTTTTAATCTTCCATATCATATCATGGTGGCAAGGCCTAGCCTTTTCAAGTTGGCGTCTCTTGGCATTTTAAATAAACTCTCCACAGCCGATCCAAATGGAGAGTACACTATCATTTACTCTCGCAAGTAAACACTACTTATACACTActttgtattattaattaattttaattaaaaaaataaaataataagattcaaataaaaataataagatttaaactcataataatttaataattaaaattaatatcatgactcaaaatataaatttaaaatcaaataataatataaaagtcTTTTTCTCCATGGACGTTCTCTTTCAAAACAACTAGgagaaatattgttttttaaatgagtaATGGGTCTGCTAGGAACTATTCCCATTTACTACATAACATTCAGCTTTGATCTTTAGCAGCTGAGTTTTGCAGCTTTCAGTGGCTTCTCTATTCTCTTTGCTTGACTAGTTTCTTATTGAGAAACTTGAAGTTAcgttgggtgtttttttttttttgcattttgctTTCATATTGTTGTGATAGTTTCATGCTGTTTGCTTGTAGCTAGCAGTGCTAATCTTtgtcgtgattttttttttcagagggAGAGATCAGAGGGATCAGTATGGCTGCAGTTTTGTAACTAAAACTAATCATACCTACTTAATTGTTAATTCCCTGCTAGCTGTACTTGACTAAACTGATATAAAATGTGACACACAACAATTGATTACTTCTTAACCATCATGTCTTAGGAAGACCACACCATCTAATGTTGACACACAACCCATCCCACCTAATACCTTTGATGCTTGTCACTGTAACCAAGTAGGACGAAGGTTGTCCATTTGAGCTCCAAATTGATCTCTAGCTTCTATGAAGAAGAACAGTAAAGCAGTGGAGTATAATAGCAGCCCACTTGGATAGttagaattaaaagaaatgtgTGGCCAAAGGCAGAAGCGgtatgagaaataaaaataatgaatctaTATATAGCATGTTATGCATAAATCCTCTATGAGAGTAGACAGTAGTACTATAAACTAGACAACAAAGAATATAGCAAGCCTCTCTTAGTTCATCACTACCTAGTATAACTTAACCTCTCTTAGTAAACATCCTATTCATCATGCATGAGAATCCGCAGAGACTTTAGCAAATGCCATCATCGAACGTCTAAAACTGAATCAGTTGATGACCAGGCTAGGTCCTGAAGGTGGCAGGGGTGCACCTTTTGGTAACATCGCCGCAAGGTTCCTAAGAGTTGCCTCATGTGATGAATTCTGAGCTTGGAATCCTGGGACGTTCATGTGCAGCAGCGACCTAGCCTGGGAACTTCCGGGGAGTGTTAAAACCAGCGCAAGAACAACTAGAAAGCATATGAAATTCTTGCACCTCTTTGAGCACGCCATTTCTTGTGTGCCTAATGTTTGACAAGACaagggttatatatatataggaaagaAATTATGCTGCAAAATGACCAAGTTTATTACGCATGAAAGGTGGGCCGGCTTGTCAACTGGGATTTGGTACaggtaatgtttttttgaataacTTGCCGGCAAAATGGTCTTGCTGTACATTCTTTTCCGCCGAATGGTAATCCGAGAAGACTTTCTTTCACTAAAATGTGGATTCCGATGGGGCCGGCTGGTCATTTTTGTCAAGAGACTAATTTGTAATTGGATATGTGTTTAAGTATTCTAAGCATAtagattaatattattattttttttttttttttttgatttacgtggggtgtccgggccagcttacgcgcaccacgactattccccacggcccactggacatcctgcaagcccaggagcaggtaaggcaccgcgggggtgacaggcgtgcacatagagggtcgaacccgggacgggggcgaaacaagtcacacggttgaccacagcagctagaccctcaagtacatattattttaaacgtAAAACCATTGACTTTAAATTGTATATTGGGATAAAGTGCGTATAATAAGTTTTGAGTTGACTTGTTTTTATTCATCAACTTGCACAATTGCTTCAAGATACAAATTCAAGGTACAAGAAAGATAGAAGTGAAGCTGCATTTGGATTCAAACACAaggaatcctaaaaaaaaacttattttatttcttaaacaaTAATATGAACAGATTGATGAGGTGataattcagttttttaaaaaataactaaatcatctttaaaaacaagaattatCTAACAAGAGCCTAGGGTCTTTTTCCACTAACATTGagagggttttgtttttgttttttcatcctatttatttttagtaataaTCAAATTGTCttaagataaatttaattttttaataaatataaaatataatttaaaaataaaaagttgttggcaCGTGCAATGTAGACACTAACATATAGAATGTCCCCACACGCTATTTGGATGACACATGAGCAGGTAGTTAGCTGTTAAACGGTGGCTTCTGTAATGATGTATGAATTGTCTTGGTGGTCTGTTCATCCATAGACGACACATATGGCTTACATATTTCTGGTTTGACActaacaatctttttttattattttttatcttctcctCGATTTACATGCATGGAtctataaattttcaaagaaacctttcaattttttttttcttcagatttggtccattttcttttgattattatttgttttatttgaaataatttataacaaagaaactcttcaataatttttttttatctattagatttgattctcattctttttattactctttgttttgttttaaatccttttgttaattggatttgtttttcaactcttaacatttgattcattttatttctatatcaaatttaatcattattttttttattgttatttgttttattttagatcttctttttttattggaactttctttcttcaattttatctctcaGCATTTTgttaattgagaatttggttttataatattttttttagtttttcttctatGGGGTAATCCCGACTTCAAGACCTAGCTAGGTCACgggtttaaaaagttattttgagttgacttgagtaattttttaggtcattttttacggttttttttcatccttcaatattatatttgttagaGATTaggcttcattattttttttttctttttatgaggttatttcaatttttatgttGGGTCACGGGTTAACTCATGTTGActcatgctaatttttttattagattatcttTTACTATTGCCTTTTTTatcatatcaataaattaaataagtttatatATTATATCCAATCAAGTCAATGACCAACTCTTAAATTTTtcctacttttttaaaaacattaccaTCACTTAAACATCTTTTTTCTACATTACAAAATGTTTAGTCTAGCTCACAATATAGCATGAACCACTAAtttagtttaataactataaaaaatggtTTATGTACCAAATTTAACCTCTAATGCACCACCATCTGCTAGCATGTCTATGGTATTGGTATCTCTACACTTGAAAATGCTATATAATTAAGACTAGGATCATGAGTCATTTGATGCTCAATATATAGTTGTCAGCTCAAATCACTATATTATTAAGTCAACTCAATTTAACTCAAAtcaataaactcaatttaacttaaatcaattatttttattaaaaacaatgttatttcaatttaactcaaaataattattttttataaaaaaacaatattattttaattttttaaaattctttagagtTAACCCCAATTGAGTTTCATTTGGGTTTAGTCAAGCTAACTAGATGACAAATTAATTTGCTAAATTTAATCGAGTCACCGCTAAGCCAAAGCAGGTTCAACAAAATCTATATCCAAAATCAATGTCCAAAATAggcaagtaaataaataaataaatactcagCAAGGTCACCAAGTCACCAGGTCGATCAGCCAAGCCAACTTAAATAACCATGGCTCTCAAAACATTCCCATCCACCGTCCACGGGCACTAATTTAACCTGCTGCTCAGACTTTGATACTTTGAACTAGTTGCATGACATCAGCTCTTCATGAGAAATAGGTAGAGATCATAGTTTCTTGAGGCACATGGTCGAagacttttcattttttgatgGAATGGTCAGACTTGATAACAAAGTGACATCACCTAAAAAACAATTCCTGGTCCAGGACGGGAGATGTGACAAATGGCCTGGATAATTAGCATATCACTCAACAAACTTAAGGCAGATTATTATGGTTAATGGTATAGTCCAGATACTTAAATACGTAGCCAGCAGGAacaaaagagaacaaaaataaaaatacaaattatgttCATCAATCCAAGAGCGATATGATATATTTCCAACAAGCATAAGATTCAGAGCCTTGTCATCAAGCCCATAAAGCGGcaccaaacttcaaaactccATGCAATGACAAACAAACAGACATCTCCAGCCTCCGCACAAGAGCAAGTACGTGCTAACAGCTAATAGAAGAACCGTCAATTATTAGCCTCAAGCCAGCCAGACAAATGGAGGCTAACCATCAAAATTCAAGATGTGATGACGATATATAATTCTTCATTCAAGAACAGACTGGCACAAAGAAATAAGATGTTTAAAATTGATCGACAGCGTAATAAATTcagcaatttaaatttaaattcacgATTGGCTTCCATACCAATTCATTTACACACAAAGCAGAAATGTCAGCCATGCACAATCATGTATGTATTCATCCTGTTAGACAACAGGTCAATGCATTGTTTTATGAGACAGCTATGCACAAAAGTAAATGAACTAAAAACCTATTTCTGCTACCTGAAGAGTTTATTTGTAGTTCTGAAAAAGGATCATAGCAGTTACCTTTACAACAGGTTAAAGACCTTTGTTAAGAGTAAAATCTACATCCTACAACTGAAACTAAAGTCAATTGAAAGGTTCGGCTACTCAAACTTGTGCCCAACTCTACTCTTCAGGTCTATAGAAATGCAGCAACTTCAGCGGCAACaccttttcctaaaaaaaaaaaagaacatggagAAAGGGTTCAGTATTACAATTCCAATTCATCACAATAAAAGTTGCAAGCACAGAATAGAATAGAATACCTGAACTGGTTCTCCAGATTGTGAAGGGAAATGAAAACCTGTTGAGCAATTCTCCAAGATCTCTGGATTTTTCATCCATCCTCTATGTCCCTCACTCACTTTGATCTTGTACTTGAACATCTGAAACAGGGAAGAATATCATGATATTATAATTGAGAGCACTTGAGAATTTCTCACTGCTTTAATTTCCCAAAGGATTTTGCCAGTAAAAGAAAACCTTTTTTATTGAGGGAAAACCAATCACAACCTTAAAGTTaaaagccagttaatctttccTTCAAATTCACTCCGTAAAGACTAAACAAACATTTGACAATAGAATTGTTTATTTAACTGGAGAGAAAATTCTGTAATTCCCTATTACTGGCAGAGTGcaaggaaaaaacattaaaaaaaaaaacaacacaatggCATGAACAAATGACAGAAACCATACTTCTGAAAGAGGGGTAAGTGGCTTCTCAAACTCATCTCCCTCAATGTTCACACCGGTGCCTTGGCAGTCTGGACAGAACACAGAAACAATTGGGTTTGGCAAAACATTCACCGTTCCATCCTTTCCTGTTGTATTTGATTTGGTTCCATTCTTTTTCCTAGATCTTCGCCCCCCTTTGGTACTGACTGTCTGATTTCGAACAATTTCAAACTCACAGTAGAGTATCCAGTGTATAAGGCAAGAAGCGTGAAATACATGAAATgcctgcaagaaaaaaatatttttttcaaaagatacTAAACTAATTCTTAATGTTTCACCTCAAACCAAATCAATAGAAACAAATTAGTATATGCCCCAACAAGTATCACAACGCATTTAGAGCACTAGGTAAAACATGATCTTTGAGAAATGACAGGTGAGGAAGAGAATGTTACCCCATACACATTTCTGCTACTGCAAGCAAGTTTTCCAGTCTTCCTGTTCCAAAGCGTTGCTACATCTTTCTCAGGAAGCATCTTTTGCTGACAGATATCACACATTTTTTCTGCTGCTATGCGCTGTTGCTTTCTTACCTCTCGCCTTACTGTCTTGTTTGATATAAATCTGGTGTGCATGAGCTGATCATCATATCGATCCAGCACCAAATTAGAAGAGGCACAAGTTGTCTTTGAAGATTCTTCCTCGCATAAACCATACTGATTAGTCAAAGATCTACTAACATCCTCTGGCTCAGAAACAGATCTCTTCCTTTTCCAATTACCCCTCTCATCATTTTCTGTCAGTGCTGGAGCACTAGAAGAGAGCAATAGCTTCACATCATCAAACAATCCACTCTTTCCCAATTCGTAATCATAAGCAAAAGTTACAACACCAAAGTCATGATCCAAAACCTTGACCTTATCCTCATCATTAGAACTCTTTTTCCCCAGCCATTCACACCATATTCTACTAATCTCATTTGAACCATCCTTCTTCTCATACATCCTGGCAGCAATCTGTCCAGAACCCACAAGCGTTGCTTTCAAATCAGAAACTTCTTCTTTAAGGCGCACACTCGGAATCACCAGATCAGAACCCTCATCACTACCACTTAAATTCTCATCAACAACCGTATCACAACCAGGTTTAAGATTTTCAACATATTTAACAATTGCAAGATTATCACTGTTCTCTTCGAACTTCAAGAACCTACTACTCTCTTTACCATCCTTGATTGCCAACTGTTCCTCATTCCCACTCGAAGCATCAAAGAAATGAATCCCATCACTAAAGGGCCATGGGTTCGGTTTCAAAAGAGTAGCTTTCGCAGCAGATAACCTCTCAGTATGAAGATTACCCCTCAAGTGATCAAGCAAAATGGTATCACTATAGCACGGGGAAAGACACAAAGTACAAAAGAATATGAACCGCTTGCCATCCTCGCGAAGCTCCAAATAAGGGTGTCCTCGTGCTCTCACCCTACTAAGCGTAGTTCTTGCTAACTGTTCCCTTAAACTACTAGCAGTTGTCTTCGGGAACCCAACTTCACGATTTCCAGCCATTGCAACAATTTTCCCGCCAAAAGTCAAAATTCAAATCAGCGAACTTCGAAAGGCCAAAATACCCTTACCaaggcttcaaatctcacacaCGGTTCTTGACGTACTTCCTCCAGTTATTTGAAGCAGAAATCTCCGAAAAGCCCAAAGTACCCCCTATCGAGACTCCAAATTTCCACAAGAACCTTCAGAGTTCTTGCTATTTTTCATTCAGTCCCTTAACGCATAGAGAGGTTTAAATGGCCGAAATACCCCcagaaaaacttcaaatttacaCAGAACCTTTTGAAACCCTAAATTTCAATGAATCGAGATTTTACCAAATCGACACTAGAATTAGCCAAATTCACACAATAGCCCTAACAAATCTTCAATTCAAACCCTCAAATCACAGAAAagacaaaatagaaagaaagaactgGAAAAGAAAAACGAGCAAATAACGGCAGAAAACTATACCGTTTTAGTAACCACTAACTGTACATATTCGTTGTTGAGGGAGCGTGAAACGTATAGGAAAAGAAACCGTTTGAGACCGTCGAGTCCGTACAGCAATTGAAATCGAAACGGTGCGGGCcattgaaagaagaagatttgCATGCGAGCGTGAATCCTCCATTGACAGCATCTTCATTTGCGAGATTTTGCAGTGATTTTAGAGAGAATTTTTGATTTCACAGGCTGTTTGGATGGAGAGAAGATGAAGGAAAGTGAGGGAAAATGAGAGGAAAGAGGACACGAGGGGGTGTTCGATGGAGAGGAGAGGTTCTTATGGCgaggaagaaattttattggctGATGGATGT
This window of the Populus trichocarpa isolate Nisqually-1 chromosome 13, P.trichocarpa_v4.1, whole genome shotgun sequence genome carries:
- the LOC7494407 gene encoding uncharacterized protein LOC7494407, whose translation is MAGNREVGFPKTTASSLREQLARTTLSRVRARGHPYLELREDGKRFIFFCTLCLSPCYSDTILLDHLRGNLHTERLSAAKATLLKPNPWPFSDGIHFFDASSGNEEQLAIKDGKESSRFLKFEENSDNLAIVKYVENLKPGCDTVVDENLSGSDEGSDLVIPSVRLKEEVSDLKATLVGSGQIAARMYEKKDGSNEISRIWCEWLGKKSSNDEDKVKVLDHDFGVVTFAYDYELGKSGLFDDVKLLLSSSAPALTENDERGNWKRKRSVSEPEDVSRSLTNQYGLCEEESSKTTCASSNLVLDRYDDQLMHTRFISNKTVRREVRKQQRIAAEKMCDICQQKMLPEKDVATLWNRKTGKLACSSRNVYGAFHVFHASCLIHWILYCEFEIVRNQTVSTKGGRRSRKKNGTKSNTTGKDGTVNVLPNPIVSVFCPDCQGTGVNIEGDEFEKPLTPLSEMFKYKIKVSEGHRGWMKNPEILENCSTGFHFPSQSGEPVQEKVLPLKLLHFYRPEE